A stretch of DNA from Glycine max cultivar Williams 82 chromosome 18, Glycine_max_v4.0, whole genome shotgun sequence:
tttttcaatttttcattaatttatttgttttttttcccttcatttTTTGTAGATCATGTGTTGCAATTGCTGGAGCAGATTACTGCGTCATCGCCGCGGATACGAGGATGTCCACCGGTTACAATATCCTCACTCGCGATTACTCCAAAATCTCCCAACTGTATGTTTTTCCCCTAAAATTATTGATTCTCGccctaaattttcaattttttcgaATTTGAGGAATTGGGAGCCGTTGATTTGATTTACATGATCGAAGCATTGCACAAATTGCACAAAGGGACGCTGTTTGTTTGGTTTGTGTTGTTCAAGGATGTAAACTTAGGATTATTTATTGTTTGGCCTGACAGGGCGGAGAAGTGTGTTATGGCTTCTTCTGGTTTTCAAGCTGATGTCAAAGCTTTGCAGAAGGTTTTGTCTGCTAGGCATTTGGTGAGTCAAAAACTTGAAACAGCAGTAGTGATTGTGAATTCTTTTGGGGTTGCTTAGCATGTTACAAACTATATTCTATGTTTAATGTCTTGGTTGGTACTATTTTTTCTGTGTGGAACTGTAAGTTTATCTATGTTGATATTGGATGTTTTTGTTGTGCTTAAGATGGACATAGAACTTTGATTGGGTTTGGGTCCAATCTAATTTGTTTTCAACCTTCCTGTGGTTATAATAACTGATGTGGAATTATGGAACTATAAACCTAGAGTAAACTTCTAGGGCAAATACTAATCTAACTTGGGTCTGAGATGTTATCTGGCCAAACAAACAGAAATATCtataatatttaatcaatattttcataaataaggtGTTGAATGTATATGTTGATGTTTTCAATGACGTGCTGGATTGATTTTATGATTCTTGGTTTAACTCATTTCGAAGAAATAATCATCCATTACTGGCTTTTTAGGCAGTATTTTGCAAAAAATGTGGTTATTTCTACCTTAAGGGGTAAATTATGGTTTTCTGCCAAGTAGTAACAACATTAAGGGGTAAATATTGATATGTACCATAAAGAATGGGTCTTGACTTTGCCTTTAAGTTTTCTAcctttacatttttcatttatattccGACCTCTCCAGACCCCACTAGGCGGGAGTCTCGAGCTCTGGGCTACCCTTTTATATTGTAAAACTGGGAAACTGCTGTATTAGACTCTTAAATTGTAACATACCTTCAGTTTCTCCCTTGTTTTAAGTTTACCATGACAAAGTGGAAGCCTTTGGTGGAACTGGCATGACATCATCTTTTGACTCTAAATGCAGATTTATCAGCATCAACACAACAAACAAATGAGCTGCCCTGCGATGGCTCAGTTGCTCTCAAACACTCTTTATTACAAACGCTTCTTTCCTTATTATGCTTTCAATGTTTTGGGTGGCCTTGACAATGAAGGTGTGCTACTTTTAGCTTTGTATGCTTTTTCATGCCTCATTTGTATTTGCTAATTGCTACTTCAACCATGAATAGGAAAGGGATGTGTCTTCACATATGATGCTGTTGGTTCCTATGAGAGGGTTGGATATAGCTCTCAGGGTTCTGGATCCACACTTATTATGCCATTTCTTGATAAC
This window harbors:
- the LOC100306148 gene encoding putative proteasome subunit beta type-1, yielding MTKQQANWSPYDNNGGSCVAIAGADYCVIAADTRMSTGYNILTRDYSKISQLAEKCVMASSGFQADVKALQKVLSARHLIYQHQHNKQMSCPAMAQLLSNTLYYKRFFPYYAFNVLGGLDNEGKGCVFTYDAVGSYERVGYSSQGSGSTLIMPFLDNQLKSPSPLLLPAQDAVTPLSEAEAVDLVKTVFASATERDIYTGDKVEIVVLNASGIRREYMDLRKD